A region from the Chrysoperla carnea chromosome 4, inChrCarn1.1, whole genome shotgun sequence genome encodes:
- the LOC123298839 gene encoding vascular endothelial growth factor receptor kdr-like encodes MSITGEYTVLNAGEELFLICRGSENVTWDSDTENMEQKLTQSFYKDDKNYFAKLIIPKASYLDTGDYICQYDHETSDENENEEGSRSVYVFVKDKNHIFLPMTDDKDIFVNQYENRTISCRTTSPDIKVELKRNGLQVSNVVSYDHKTGAVAYFNKTSDGGQYFCIGSNKFTTEELKINIHVLKRRFTIVERPNLKDDSVAHFVGLHLNLSCTVKLTFPQMVMWSWDFPLNVKQNDSRLQLINVAKGQAGSTTRLILSNLSKEDSGNYTCFVTDDHKNVKKRTITVNVKDQPYINLSSLSSSKPTPQKVGLDVKFIVRVDAYPAVKKYEWFFNNNEIITDVHYDIKNTYKNSTLIISRVNISDDGVYMLRAINDAGFQTINMTLIVRDKPKVSISGPSYILLDTNQPFQCTVMGNPIPEIYWSFKKCLQKEKCSAEPIINKTDKTENLYTIKSELIFNANISGTLICVANNTEGSNLSEKEIIITDIPDGDDGFNAWKVIETVSVGDSLVLYCGASKYNFSGSIEWYLNKSDNPLESNNDDGYKIFNSSTPYSYRKNIEIFNITKDYNGNYRCGNGLHSNSIELKVVDPESPNITDTNLNDTEIKLIAGKHHVFYCHASGIPIPTIIWKKDDQLWIPDTKRIKVSKDNETVTFNYTLKEDNGRYSCEVSNRLDTIINRSKLTISDGIVTKKISRWILIVPSLCIIVLLISIILLYIKLRDEKRRIAEFENAGLNHFDEGDVECINPDLAIDDQADLLPYYNDWEFPKDKLKLGKVLGSGAFGVVVKAEAQGIVDGQESTTVAVKMVKKTADIIYVKALVSELKIMVHLGRHVNVANLLGACTKNLVSKRELLVIVEYCRYGNLLYYLHRHRRDFVNQIDPLTGDFNTSIGGDDFRRRGSSNVNSPLHSPISFFNRTVAGLDYRAEPEVSTSQESNTRPTSFDKQSDTVSSNNSSEQPEWRSNYQADYYDHKAPICSKDLLCWAFQIARGMEYLVSRRVLHGDLAARNVLVAENNVVKICDFGLAKSIYKDSNYVRKKDCPLPVRWMALESIRDQIFSVQSDVWSYGVVLWELFSLGQSPYSELVNYNKFLQRLEDGYRLQKPKFATQKLYQIMLQCWEIRPKNRPLFDKLVNDIGMMLENADREHYVNLNDPYLIMNAIKGKEHSDYLAMMSTPDFENFSSSQHYVNTAPIASHSAECDKKNPSGSNTEYLCMRPISVSKNLDDPINTEKSATNATSSEITPMLTLNNTSDTNYDIESDSGLTTPDYKNISMKKNDFVNPTYLISTGTYSNIDFE; translated from the exons ATGAGTATTACAGGTGAATATACAGTGCTCAATGCAGGTgaagaattatttttgatttgtcgAGGATCTGAAAATGTAACATGGGATTCTGATACCGAAAATATGGAACAG AAATTAACTCagagtttttataaagatgatAAGAATTATTTCGCAAAATTGATCATACCTAAAGCCTCGTACCTAGATACAGGAGACTATATCTGCCAATATGACCATGAAACAAGTGACGAAAATGAGAATGAAGAGGGATCAAGATCGGTTTATGTATTTGTtaaag ataaaaatcatatatttttaccAATGACAGACGACAAAGACATTTTTGTGAATCAATATGAAAATAGAACAATATCTTGTCGTACAACCTCTCCAGATATAAAAGTTGAATTGAAACGAAATGGTTTACAA GTTTCAAACGTTGTATCTTACGATCATAAAACTGGAGCTGTGgcttattttaacaaaacatcAGACGGTGggcaatatttttgtattggtTCGAATAAGTTTACAACAgaagaattgaaaataaatattcacgtCCTAAAACGAC gTTTTACAATTGTTGAGCGACCAAATTTAAAAGATGATAGTGTTGCACATTTTGTTGGccttcatttaaatttatcatgTACAGTGAAATTAACGTTTCCCCAAATGGTAATGTGGAGTTGGGATTTTCCATTAAACGTTAAACAAAACGATTCTCGTTTACAACTTATAAACGTTGCTAAAGGGCAAGCAGGTAGTACAACAAGACTTATATTATCGAATTTATCAAAAGAAGATAGTGGAAACTACACCTGTTTTGTTACGGATGACCATAAGAACGTAAAAAAACGTACAATTACTGTCAATGTTAAAG atCAGCCTTATATAAATTTGAGCAGTCTGAGCTCTAGTAAACCTACACCTCAAAAAGTTGGATTAGATGTTAAATTCATCGTACGCGTAGATGCTTATCCCgcagtaaaaaaatatgaatggttttttaataacaaCGAGATTATTACCGATGTAcattatgatataaaaaatacatacaaaaattcaaCACTAATCATTTCAAGGGTAAATATCTCAGATGATGGGGTATATATGTTACGTGCCATAAACGACGCAGGGTTTCAAACCATTAATATGACACTCATAGTACGTG atAAACCAAAGGTTTCAATATCTGGGCCATCATATATTTTACTCGACACTAACCAACCATTCCAGTGTACAGTGATGGGAAATCCAATCCCTGAAATTTATTGGAGCTTTAAAAAATGCTTACAAAAAGAGAAATGTTCAGCTGAACCG ataataaacaaaactgataaaactgaaaatttatacACTATTAAATCGGAATTGATTTTCAACGCGAACATTTCTGGAACATTAATTTGTGTAGCAAATAACACAGAAGGAAGCAATTTAAGCGAAaaggaaataataattactg ATATTCCTGATGGAGATGATGGCTTTAATGCGTGGAAAGTAATTGAAACTGTAAGCGTTGGTGATTCACTTGTTCTTTATTGTGGcgcatcaaaatataatttttctggaTCAATTGAGtggtatttgaacaaaagcGATAATCCATTAGAATCAAATAATGACGATG gttataaaatttttaatagttctaCTCCATATTCTTATcgaaaaaatatcgaaatatttaacataaCAAAAGATTACAATGGAAATTATCGTTGTGGGAATGGTTTACATTCAAATTCCATAGAATTAAAAGTTGTAGATCCAGAAAGTCCTAATATAACGGATACTAACTTAAACGATacggaaataaaattaatcgcaGGAAAGCATCATGTATTTTATTGTCATGCAAGTGGAATACCAATTCCAACTATAATATGGAAAAAg GATGATCAACTTTGGATACCGGATACAAAACGAATTAAAGTTTCTAAAGACAATGAAACAGTTACTTTTAATTATACGTTAAAAGAGGATAACGGTAGATACTCATGTGAAGTTTCAAATCGTTTggatacaataataaatagatcGAAACTTACCATTAGCGATGGAA ttgttactaaaaaaatttcacgttGGATATTAATCGTGCCAAGTCTTTGCATTATAGttctattaatttcaattatactGTTATACATCAAATTACGAGATGAGAaa AGACGAATCGCAGAATTTGAGAATGCAGGTTTGAATCATTTTGACGAAGGTGATGTTGAATGTATAAATCCCGACTTAGCCATTGACGATCAAGCAGACTTATTACCCTATTATAATGATTGGGAATTTCCTAAAGACAAATTAAAATTGGGAAAAGTGTTAGGATCCGGTGCTTTTGGTGTTGTTGTAAAAGCTGAAGCGCAAGGAATTGTGGATGGACAAGAGAGTACAACAGTTGCTgttaaaatggttaaaaaaactGCCGATATTATTTACGTAAAAGCTTTGGTttcagaattaaaaattatggttCATCTTGGACGTCATGTTAATGTTGCAAATTTATTAGGAGCTTGCACTAAAAATTTAGTTAGTAAACGAGAATTGCTCGTAATTGTTGAGTATTGTCGGTATGGAAACTTGCTATATTATTTACATCGGCATCGTAGAGATTTCGTAAATCAAATAGATCCTTTGACAGGCGATTTTAATACATCGATTGGGGGAGATGATTTTCGAAGAAGAGGTTCTTCGAATGTTAATAG tccTCTACATTCcccaatttcatttttcaatcgTACTGTTGCTGGATTAGATTACAGAGCCGAGCCTGAAGTATCCACTTCACAAGAGTCTAATACTCGACCCACATCATTTGATAAAC AAAGCGATACGGTATCAAGCAATAATAGTAGTGAACAACCGGAATGGCGCTCAAATTATCAAGCTGATTATTACGATCATAAAGCTCCAATATGTTCCAAAGATTTGCTATGTTGGGCATTTCAAATAGCTCGTGGGATGGAATATTTAGTATCGCGTCGTGTTTTGCATGGTGATTTAGCCGCACGGAATGTTTTAGTTGCGGAAAATAACGTAgttaaaatttgtgattttggattggcaaaaagtatatataaagaTTCTAATTACGTTCGAAAAAAAGAT tgccCTTTACCAGTTAGATGGATGGCATTGGAATCAATTCGTGATCAAATCTTTTCGGTACAATCAGATGTTTGGTCGTATGGAGTTGTATTATGGGAATTGTTTTCATTAGGTCAATCACCGTATTCAGAATTAGTTAACTATAACAAGTTTTTACAGAGACTTGAAGACGGGTATCGTTTACAAAAACCTAAGTTTGCTACACAAAAATT ATATCAAATTATGCTTCAGTGTTGGGAAATACGACCAAAAAATCGgccattatttgataaattagtGAATGATATAGGAATGATGTTGGAAAATGCTGATCGTGAA CATTACGTCAACTTAAACGATCCGTATTTAATTATGAACGCCATTAAAGGAAAAGAGCACAGTGACTATTTGGCCATGATGAGCACaccagattttgaaaatttttcctcaTCCCAACATTACGTAAATACTGCTCCAATTGCATCCCATTCAGcagaatgtgataaaaaaaatccaagtgGTTCAAATACCGAATATTTGTGTATGCGACCAATATCAGTATCTAAAAATTTGGACGATCCGATAAACACTGAAAAATCGGCAACGAATGCTACCTCATCTGAAATCACACCAATGTTAACTTTGAATAATACAAGTGATACAAACTATGACATTGAATCTGATAGCGGACTTACAACACCGGATTATAAGAATATTAGCATGAAAAAGAATGATTTCGTGAATCCTACATATCTGATTTCGACTGGAACTTACTCCAACATTGACTTTGAATAA